From Vicia villosa cultivar HV-30 ecotype Madison, WI unplaced genomic scaffold, Vvil1.0 ctg.000843F_1_1, whole genome shotgun sequence, the proteins below share one genomic window:
- the LOC131631543 gene encoding 4-hydroxy-tetrahydrodipicolinate synthase, chloroplastic-like, with the protein MEELKSLRLVTAIKTPYEHNGKIDLDTYDNMVNMQIEKGVQGILVGGTAGEDGVMTLSGLYSLVSHIRRSFGNKIKIIGYVGWKPTSDNRISFCNDMDAAMYINPYPHNDNVSSDDRLIVHYDRLLSMGPGIIYRNQHNTSTIGLPMRVVEELSENPNFVGIKENKRGNILTYASKGIHAWTGKDEESHKTIWEYGATGVYSIAGNLVPGLMKELLFEGMNPSLNLKLKPLFDWLFDMSGWSVMNISTLFHNPLNTALAQLGVIKPVFRRPHVPVSVEKRREFVDLVEQIGRDNFVGEKDVRVLDQRDFITYYEEIY; encoded by the exons ATGGAAGAGTTGAAGAGTCTGAGACTGGTAACTGCCATCAAGACTCCATACGAACACAATGGCAAAATAGATCTTGATACCTACGATAACATGGTGAACATGCAAATTGAAAAAGGTGTGCAGGGTATCCTTGTTGGTGGAACAGCCGGTGAAGATGGTGTAATGACCTTATCTGGCCTATACAGCCTTGTATCACACATAAGGAGATCCTTCGGCAACAAAATCAAGATTATTGGCTATGTTGGATGGAAACCGACATCAGACAACCGGATTAGTTTCTGTAATGACATGGATGCCGCGATGTATATAAACCCTTACCCTCATAATGATAATGTCTCATCAGACGACCGTTTGATTGTTCACTACGATCGTCTGCTTTCAATGGGCCCGGGGATAATATACAGAAATCAACACAACACATCAACTAT CGGATTACCTATGAGGGTAGTTGAAGAATTGTCTGAAAATCCTAACTTTGTTGGCATCAAGGAAAACAAAAGAGGGAATATCCTAACTTATGCAAGTAAGGGAATTCATGCTTGGACTGGAAAAGATGAAGAAAGCCACAAAACTATATGGGAATATGGTGCCACTGGAGTTTACTCTATTGCTGGAAATTTAGTTCCTGGTCTGATGAAGGAACTCCTGTTTGAAGGTATGAATCCTTCATTAAATTTGAAGTTGAAACCATTATTTGATTGGCTTTTTGATATGTCTGGTTGGAGTGTTATGAACATTAGTACTTTGTTTCACAATCCTTTGAATACTGCTCTGGCTCAACTTGGAGTTATTAAACCAGTTTTTAGGAGACCACATGTTCCTGTTTCTGTTGAAAAGAGAAGAGAGTTTGTGGATTTAGTGGAACAAATTGGCAGAGATAATTTTGTTGGCGAAAAAGATGTTAGAGTTCTTGATCAACGTGACTTTATTACATATTATGAAGAAATCTACTAG